The stretch of DNA GAACATCGAAGTCCGGCAACCACTGCCATCGAAAGAGGGGTTAACGGTACAATCCGACGTATCGATTCTGTATCGGGTCGATGGACAGCAGGCTCCGAAGATCATCGAACAAATTGGCCGGAGCTACGAAGAGGTCGTGATTTTGCCGGTATTCCGGTCGGCGGTGGCCGATATTTCGTCGCGCTATTATGCGAAGGATATGCACACCGGGCAACGGGCCGAAATTGAAAAAGCGATCCGCGAACTGATGATGACCCAGTTGAAAGGTCGGGGCTTCGAGATAGAGTCGGTACTGCTGAAAAGTATTGCTCTGCCAGCAGGTCTGAGCCGCGCCATTGAAGAAAAGCTGAACGCCGAGCAGGACGCCCAGCGGATGCAGTTTGTGCTCGATAAAGAGCGGCAGGAAGCCCAACGCCGGGTAATCGAAGCAGAAGGTATCCGCGATTCGCAAAAGATTATCAACGAAGGACTGACGCCGATGCTCATCAAGTTCAAGACCATCGAAGCCTTCAACAAGTTGTCGACTTCGCCCAACAGCAAGATTATCGTTACCAGTGGCGACTCGCCCCTGATGCTGTCGGCGGATAAGATGTAGTGAAAAATGAATAGTGAAAAGTGAAAAATGAGCCGGTGGCACAGAGGACTACGAATCATTTTTCACTTTTCACTTTTAACCCTAAACTCTTATGGCTGTTCAGGATTTATATATGGGGCTTGGTGCTCTGGCTTATGCTGTAGCAAAAGCAGACGGGCAGCTACACTCCGCCGAAAGCCGGGCCATCCGCGAACTGCTCGAAGCCGAGCCGTTTGGCGACGTAGCCCGTTGCGCCTTCACGCTCAAGGAGTTTCATAACGATTCGCCTGAAGAAGCCTATCAGTTTGCCCTGCGGTACTTTGAGGCCAACAAACGGTTTTTAGACCGGCAGCGTAAGTTCCATTTCCTGCGCATTGCCCACACCATTGCCGATTCGCACAACGACATCTCCGACTGCGAACGCGCCCTGCTCGACCGCCTGAAAGCAGATCTGGAAACGCTGTGACCAGCTTAACTCTCAGCCAGATACTTATGCACGAAACTGACAGCCATAGCCCCCTCGCCCACCGCCGACGCTACGCGGTTCATGGCACCGGCCCGCACGTCGCCAGCCGCGAAAATGCCGGGGCTACACGTTTCGAGCGCGAACGGTTCACGGTTTTGTTTCCATACTTTTTTGAAGTCAGCGTATTTGGCTAAGTCGCGGCCTGTGGCAATAAAGCCTTTCGGGTCTTTGATGATGTCCATCTCAATCCAGTCGGTGTAGGGCTTGGTGCCAATGAAAATAAACAGCCCGGCAGCCGGTACGGTCCGACGCTCCTGCGTATCCATGTTTTGCAGCACGACGCACTCCATGCGCTCGTTGCCGAGAGCTTCGATTACCTCCGTGCAGCCCAGCACCGTGATGTTGGGTGTCCGCTCGATTTGGTCGATCAGGTACTGCGACATGGTTTCGGTGAGATCGGGACGCCGGATGCAGATGAAAACTTCTGAGGCCGTTCGTGAGAGGTACATAGCCCCCTGCCCCGCCGAGTTACCGCCCCCCACTACATACACGGGCTTACCTTTAAAGGCATACGCTTCGGTCGTGGCCGCGCCGTAGTAGACGCCCGCGCCAGTGAATTTGTCTAAACTTTCATTTTCGAGTTTGTGGTACGATACACCCGTGCTGAGAATAATGGCCCGCGCCACCACCGCACTGCCGTCGGCCATATTAATGTCTTTGTATTGCCCACGCGACGTAATGGAAACCACCTCCTGCGGCACTAAAAACTCGACGCCGAATCGCTGCGCCTGTGTAATGGCACGACGAGCTAAATCGCTGCCACTCAGTCCGTTCGGAAAACCGAGATAGTTTTCGATGCGAGAGCTGGTACCCGCTTGTCCGCCCGGTGCCCGTTTATCGATCAGAATAGTTCGCAACCCTTCGGAACCGCCGTAAACGGCTGCTGCCAGCCCGGCAGGGCCAGAGCCAATGATAGCCAGATCATATAACTCCTGCGACGCTTTGGGGGCGAGCCCCAGTTTTTCGGCCAGATCGGCCAGCGCAGGTTGCTTCAGCACAGTGCCATCTTCGAGTACCACAATGGGCAGGTCGGCGGGTGCCAGGCCGTGCAGATCGAGCAGTTCCTGAGCGCGGGGGTCGGTTTCAATATCGAGCCATTGGTAGGCAAACAGGTTTCCCGCCAGAAAATCCTTGAGCGCGTGCGACTGTGGCGAAAACTGGTAGCCTACTAACTTCAGCCCCTCAAACGCCGGGCGATAGTCTGACTGCCAGTCGCTTAGCAGATCATCGAGAACCGGGTATAGTTTTTCCTCGGGCGGGTCCCACGGCTTGGCGATGTAGTAATCCAACTGCACTTCGTTGATGGCCCGTATGGCGGCATCGATGTCGGAATAGGCCGTGAGTAGTGCACGTTTGGCATTGGGGAACACACGCCGGGCCTGCGTCAGAAACTCAACGCCGGTCATGTCGGGCATCCGCTGATCGCTCAGAAACAGAGCCACTTCTTCGCCCTTTTTCTTGAGTTCGGTCAATGAATCGAGTCCTTCGCGGGCCGACGACGTACACATAATCCGGTACTGTTTCCGGTACTGCTGCCGTAAATCGTGCTGAATCGCCTGCAACACCTGCGGGTCGTCGTCAATGGAGAGAATGATAGGAAGACGCATGGTTTTAGTGATGAACGATGAGTGATGAGCGATGAGTGTTTGGCGCGTCAGCAAACTTATCACTCATCGTTCATCACTCATCACTACAGAATGGGTAGGCACACCGAGAATTCGGTTTCGCCGGGTTTGGATTTTAGTTTTATGGAGCCGTTGTGATGTTTTATGATGCCCTGAACAATGTCGAGACCGAGGCCAGTGCCTTTTCCAATTTCTTTGGTCGTGAAAAATGGCTCGAAGATTTTGTCCTGAATATCTGCCGGAATACCGCTACCATTGTCGGTAATGGTTGTCAGCACAAACTCGCCCCGGTCAACGTAGCTGCGAATGGTGAGCTGGCCGCTGTCGGGCATGGCGTCGATAGCGTTGTCGATAAGATTAGTCCAGACCTGATTTAGTTCGCCGGGCCAGCCGCAAATGGCGGGCAGGTCGGCGGGCAGATCGAGCGATATGGTAATGTGTTTAGACTTCAGCTTGTAGTCGAGCAGGGTAAGCGTACTGTGTAGACCGTCGGGCAGATGTACCTGTTCTTTGCCCGCGCCCCGATCCATATGGGTGTAATTTTTGATAGAGCCAACGAGCGTTGAGATACGTTTCGACGCTTCGCTGATGTCCATCACCAATTTTTCGGTCACTAAATTATTAACTAACCAATTCACGATGCGGGGCATGTTTGCATCGCCAACCTGGTTGAGAATCCAGTCTAAATCGTCGGTTTTGAAGCCAAACTCTACGAGCGGCCCGGCCAGATCAACGGCATCGTCAACGCCGTGGTCGTCGAGCCAGTCGGTTAGCTCATCTTCGAGGCTGCTCCGTTGCATCATGGTGAGTGCAGGAGCTTTCTGATCGACTTTTTTAAAAAACGCATCGTTCACCGAATCGACCTGCTGATTGGTCAGGCTCAGATGCATAATGGCTTTGAATGCTTCGGGTGTAGCCCGGAGATGCTCTTTGAGCGTATCGGCAGACCGCACCACAGCCGCCACGGGGTTGTTGAGTTCGTGGGCCAGCCCCGCCGACAGCCGCCCCAGCGAGGCCATTTTATCTTCCTGCTGCGTTTGCTTTGTGAAATCACGGACGCGGGTGGTCATTTGCTGAACAAACGCCCCTGTCAGTTCATAACCCACCTGAGCCATCTCCCTAAATTGCTTACGGTGGAGCAATAGCGTGTATGTGGGCTTCTCGGCAGTGATACGAACCGAAGCTTTTGTTAACCGCGAAAACGGCAACACGCCCAGTATGGAATGCGAGGTATAGACGGCTATTTCGTCGGGGGCACTGTCTGGGCCAGTATCGAGCCGAACGCGCCCATCGATGAGCAGCATCAGGTGATCGATAGCATCGCCCGCTTTGTAAATTACCGTATCGGCGGGGTACGTCTGTTCGTCGGCATGGTCGGCCAGCCACTGAAGCTGTTCGTTGGGAACATCACTGAAAGCCGGAAACTGGCGGAGCGTATCGAGTATGGTCATGATGGCCTGTTTACGGTTGAGTAACTAATTTTCGGCGGGATTAGTTGTTAGTGCATGCGCCCTATTCTGCTCCTGCTTTGCCTGATGACAACATCGTTTCGTTCCCATCCGGAAGGCCCCAACAAACCGGCTTATCAACTCTATGATGGTGGTTTAAAGGCTACCACCTACGCCAAACTGCTCCGGCAAGCCGCCGACGCCGACGTGGTATTATTCGGCGAGTTGCATAACAACCCGATTTGCCACTGGCTTCAGCTTCAGCTTACCAAAGACCTCGCGGCCCGCAAACCGGGTGCGCTGGTGCTGGGTGCCGAAATGTTCGAGACCGATAACCAAACCCCTCTTACGCGCTACGTGCAGGGGCAAATCACAGCGAAAGAGTTAGCGGCTCAGGCCCGGCTGTGGCCCAATTTCGATACTGACTACAAACCCATTGTCGACGTGGCCCGCGAACAGAAAATTCCGTTCATAGCTACGAACGTGCCGCGCCGATATGCCAGTTTGGTGGCCCGGCACGGATTGGCCGCCCTCGATACGCTGCCCGCCGACGCCAAACGTCAGATGGCCCCGCTGCCGCTGACCGTTGACCTGACCCTGCCCGGCTACCGCGCCATGCTCGACATGATGACCGGCGACGCTAACCACGGCAGTCCGCACGGCAACAACGGCGACATGGCGGCTAACTTCGCCCGTGCGCAGGCTATTAAAGATGCGACGATGGCGCATTTCATTCTGCAAAACCTGACACCCGGCCAGACGCTGCTGCACCTCAACGGCGATTATCACTCGAAAAATCGCGAAGGGATTAGCTGGTATCTGCGGCAGCAACGTCCGCAACTCAGGATTCTGACTATTTCATCGGTCGAGCTAAATGACGTTGACAAACCCACCGCCAACCAGCGCAACCTCGCCGATTTTGTGCTCGCTATTCCAGCCGATATGACGAAGACGTATTAGAAACTTACTTTTTTTTATGAAAGCATTGAAACGGATCAGTGAACTACTGTTTATTGGCGTTTTCAGCACTCATGTTGCCCCCGCACAAAAATTGCCTACTGTTAGCCAAGACACTGCTTACGTTCATGCCGTAGAGCAGGCGTTAACTCATCTCCAAAAGGGGGACTGCCAACTCTGTTTGGATTCGTATAAAAAAGCGTTTCAAATTTCACAAAACAGTGCGCTAAGCACAATGCGGGCCGCCTTGTGCGCTTATCGGTGTGGCCGGGAAGATTTAGCAAGAACGTACATTGATCAGGCAATAACTGTTGATTATGGCATTGCTGAAGATATATGGTTCGACCGTCAGATTGCGCCTGAGTTTGATGCCGTTCGCAGCACAAATATGGCTACCTATGTGCGCGAAGCGTTTGCTCGAAAAGACGCTGCGTTGAAACTGAATATACCATTGAAAAACGAATTGCAAGCCATATACGAGACAGACCAGCAACCACGCGCTCAAATTGATTCTCTTATTCAAAAATATGGTAATGAATCGGCCCAGATGCAGCAATTATGGCAACATATACATCGAACCGACTCGATTAATCTCATCAGAATTGAGTCAATCATTCGTCAATATGGCTATCCTGGCAAACGTTTGGTTGGGCCTAATCAGAGCAATACTGCCTGGCTCATTATCCAGCACTCACCGTTAGCTACCCAAGAAAAATATTTACCGCTAATTCGGAAAGCCGCCGAAGAAGGTGAAATGGATAAATCGAATGTGGCGTTGTTAGTCGACCGCATTCGTATGTACAAAGGTCAGAAACAACTTTATGGCTCTCAGATCGCCATTGACCCGAGTGGAAAGCGACATTTCCACCCAATTGCCGACGAAGTGAATGTCAATAAACGTCGGGCCGACATGGACCTTGGTTCGATTGAAGATTATGCGCGGGAAAACGACATTCTATACAAACCCGTCGGGAGAAAGTCGAAAAAATAGTTTTGTATCACAATACTAAAACCTTTCTATGCATGCTTACTCCTCCACGTTACCCGTTGGAGATACTGCCTACTGGACGCGCTATGCGCTCGGCAAGCACTTGCAACAAATTGGCCTGCAACCCGGCGATGCCGTTATGGTTCATGCCGGGCTGCGGGCAATTGGCCCTATGCTCAATGGCCCCGATACGCTGATCGATGCCCTGCTCGACACGGTTGGCCCAACTGGCACGCTGCTGTGTTACGTCAACTGGGAGCAACAATACGAAGACGCACTCGATGAAGAGGGGCGCATTCCTGATGCGCTCAAGCCGCACATTCCTCCCTTCGACCCTGCCCGAAGCCGCGCCAGTCGGGACCACGGAGCTTTTGCCGAATTTGTTCGGACAACGCCCGGTGCCCAACGAAGCGGCAACCCCGGCGCATCGGTAGCGGCTATCGGCGGGCGGGCCAACTGGTTTACGGCCAACCACCCGCTCGATTATGGCTACGGCCCCAACTCGCCCTTTGCCAGATTGGTATCGGCAGCGGGCAACGTGCTGATGATTGGTTGCCCGCTCGATACCATGAGCCTGCTGCACCATGCTGAGCATTTGGCCCAAATTCCGGGTAAACATAGTTGCCGGATGGAAGTCCCGCTCCTGCTTAGCGGACAAACCCTATGGCGCATGATCGAAGAATTCGACACCGCCGAGCCGGTTGTTGACGGCCTGGAACCCGATTATTTCGGCACCATTGTCGATGAATTTCTGGTTGCGGGCAACGGACGTCGGGGGCAGGTTGGCAACGCTCCGGCGGTGCTGGTTCCGGCGGCTGACATGGTAGCCTTCGCCGTTGACTGGCTGGAGCAGCGGTTTGGTTAGTTTTATAGAAAATATGGAACAGTGTAATTTTTTTTGCTGTTTTGCATGAACCAAAAGAGCGCGAATATGACAATTCCAACAACCCCGCAGAAGTTGAGTGCCATACAGTTGCACTTACTGCGTTTTTTTAGCGAACGACCTGTCTCTGAGGTTGAAACGGCTGACATACAACGACTCATCGCTAACTATTTCGCTCAAAAAGCGGATCTCCGAATGGA from Spirosoma montaniterrae encodes:
- a CDS encoding DUF6624 domain-containing protein, whose translation is MKALKRISELLFIGVFSTHVAPAQKLPTVSQDTAYVHAVEQALTHLQKGDCQLCLDSYKKAFQISQNSALSTMRAALCAYRCGREDLARTYIDQAITVDYGIAEDIWFDRQIAPEFDAVRSTNMATYVREAFARKDAALKLNIPLKNELQAIYETDQQPRAQIDSLIQKYGNESAQMQQLWQHIHRTDSINLIRIESIIRQYGYPGKRLVGPNQSNTAWLIIQHSPLATQEKYLPLIRKAAEEGEMDKSNVALLVDRIRMYKGQKQLYGSQIAIDPSGKRHFHPIADEVNVNKRRADMDLGSIEDYARENDILYKPVGRKSKK
- a CDS encoding sensor histidine kinase yields the protein MTILDTLRQFPAFSDVPNEQLQWLADHADEQTYPADTVIYKAGDAIDHLMLLIDGRVRLDTGPDSAPDEIAVYTSHSILGVLPFSRLTKASVRITAEKPTYTLLLHRKQFREMAQVGYELTGAFVQQMTTRVRDFTKQTQQEDKMASLGRLSAGLAHELNNPVAAVVRSADTLKEHLRATPEAFKAIMHLSLTNQQVDSVNDAFFKKVDQKAPALTMMQRSSLEDELTDWLDDHGVDDAVDLAGPLVEFGFKTDDLDWILNQVGDANMPRIVNWLVNNLVTEKLVMDISEASKRISTLVGSIKNYTHMDRGAGKEQVHLPDGLHSTLTLLDYKLKSKHITISLDLPADLPAICGWPGELNQVWTNLIDNAIDAMPDSGQLTIRSYVDRGEFVLTTITDNGSGIPADIQDKIFEPFFTTKEIGKGTGLGLDIVQGIIKHHNGSIKLKSKPGETEFSVCLPIL
- a CDS encoding prohibitin family protein, whose translation is MKTHGIILSVGLSLLVLSSCTVVRQGEVGVKRTLGKIKPAPLMEGAKGFNPLVTTIIKVPTRTMNIEVRQPLPSKEGLTVQSDVSILYRVDGQQAPKIIEQIGRSYEEVVILPVFRSAVADISSRYYAKDMHTGQRAEIEKAIRELMMTQLKGRGFEIESVLLKSIALPAGLSRAIEEKLNAEQDAQRMQFVLDKERQEAQRRVIEAEGIRDSQKIINEGLTPMLIKFKTIEAFNKLSTSPNSKIIVTSGDSPLMLSADKM
- a CDS encoding FAD-dependent oxidoreductase, whose product is MRLPIILSIDDDPQVLQAIQHDLRQQYRKQYRIMCTSSAREGLDSLTELKKKGEEVALFLSDQRMPDMTGVEFLTQARRVFPNAKRALLTAYSDIDAAIRAINEVQLDYYIAKPWDPPEEKLYPVLDDLLSDWQSDYRPAFEGLKLVGYQFSPQSHALKDFLAGNLFAYQWLDIETDPRAQELLDLHGLAPADLPIVVLEDGTVLKQPALADLAEKLGLAPKASQELYDLAIIGSGPAGLAAAVYGGSEGLRTILIDKRAPGGQAGTSSRIENYLGFPNGLSGSDLARRAITQAQRFGVEFLVPQEVVSITSRGQYKDINMADGSAVVARAIILSTGVSYHKLENESLDKFTGAGVYYGAATTEAYAFKGKPVYVVGGGNSAGQGAMYLSRTASEVFICIRRPDLTETMSQYLIDQIERTPNITVLGCTEVIEALGNERMECVVLQNMDTQERRTVPAAGLFIFIGTKPYTDWIEMDIIKDPKGFIATGRDLAKYADFKKVWKQNREPFALETCSPGIFAAGDVRAGAMNRVASAVGEGAMAVSFVHKYLAES
- the aac(3) gene encoding aminoglycoside 3-N-acetyltransferase, translating into MHAYSSTLPVGDTAYWTRYALGKHLQQIGLQPGDAVMVHAGLRAIGPMLNGPDTLIDALLDTVGPTGTLLCYVNWEQQYEDALDEEGRIPDALKPHIPPFDPARSRASRDHGAFAEFVRTTPGAQRSGNPGASVAAIGGRANWFTANHPLDYGYGPNSPFARLVSAAGNVLMIGCPLDTMSLLHHAEHLAQIPGKHSCRMEVPLLLSGQTLWRMIEEFDTAEPVVDGLEPDYFGTIVDEFLVAGNGRRGQVGNAPAVLVPAADMVAFAVDWLEQRFG
- a CDS encoding ChaN family lipoprotein, which encodes MRPILLLLCLMTTSFRSHPEGPNKPAYQLYDGGLKATTYAKLLRQAADADVVLFGELHNNPICHWLQLQLTKDLAARKPGALVLGAEMFETDNQTPLTRYVQGQITAKELAAQARLWPNFDTDYKPIVDVAREQKIPFIATNVPRRYASLVARHGLAALDTLPADAKRQMAPLPLTVDLTLPGYRAMLDMMTGDANHGSPHGNNGDMAANFARAQAIKDATMAHFILQNLTPGQTLLHLNGDYHSKNREGISWYLRQQRPQLRILTISSVELNDVDKPTANQRNLADFVLAIPADMTKTY
- a CDS encoding TerB family tellurite resistance protein, yielding MAVQDLYMGLGALAYAVAKADGQLHSAESRAIRELLEAEPFGDVARCAFTLKEFHNDSPEEAYQFALRYFEANKRFLDRQRKFHFLRIAHTIADSHNDISDCERALLDRLKADLETL